The following are from one region of the Oryzias melastigma strain HK-1 linkage group LG22, ASM292280v2, whole genome shotgun sequence genome:
- the si:ch211-272n13.3 gene encoding ankyrin repeat domain-containing protein 26 isoform X2: MEDCIVSAIRVESKFSDEDESPGKEILRLTGQSVNPEDSAVTHVTESKLPKDAAEAESDVEDDDDKTWNDSEKEEQTPAGGLVSSLMDFQRNLLEKIDKEMSSNPSDEEDVQSDQREEKPQSLWGSSSEDSDAQLPNLSERTAEPKTGLPSDDLPQLPALVSNTSADLKTDQRRGSSARSTDRPGADGADDSEWGSSRNNVSSAAKQPAASPDSRVGTAGQSRERSSSDEEGLDNDPDDPSPVVSGPPEDDEAVIEDGDPEIEEKSHPGGEKEDSWDDDEEQSLSNTRTEPAEEPEKPGAEGTEEDREWVSSAGLRRDGSVGGVKAQREDAGGEHHRWQYDSGHVSIKEETPSPDAGSDLLTKRTAFLPPERSADDLDRDVFLSHPSNHSHGSESEEALPQTDIDDEEALPQTDIDDVDLDSPGETSEAQQVRNMEGSGVQREEEDEDEGGDEDEEDEDVSEEEPGGGGGAAEAEQLREKKRDFLSELGLEKAEEEEDSWDSESHSENSGAPHEEDQRSSAPHQQRSSPAEEHLFYIPSFLRGMEGCRSVGKTRGSQEEAGDSSPGRRAEEAVDEEDPKRKGNGKAWQPLDVLQKLEAEIDQKEDVMEELALGEFDDFEDSSGWDSTSTASKPAPPTRGTSSAKPTDPGAPSPDPEDPGAPSPHLEDPGASGPDPEDPGAPSPHLEDPGASGPDPEDPRAPSPDPQDPVPSAERTPQRSSEKRLHDSPSKSGLQPQPRARKRLLLKPEEGSSGGSETTSGNKPNEECRENQQQGETEALPTKTELQESDSSCDGKPWEKPESASPDRSNEAEERHPPNSTSLVPLQTQVRVQQAADAALRRGLVGGARPSRAPPTSGRVNRNPLSVFDDSSLSEESDEERRLQRAEPQQSQNPEDMEVAEDLDELTQSSDTATEDIDSSGYHHASLLVQKLDSASLDPTSIAKLQNIFHEYERTIQKVKSRHGYLSDKVNQLDAERVELKSSLEEVKDAKSALERNQLELQTEVTNLKFQLKQEQENRRNADSMYHSTRDKLRRTEEQQQLDLQDKQKVELMLRNLELEMRTLISNTKRLEEEHSETQRLLSQERSARTLQENLLNSHLRRQQEMEEENKRSVSRSNEALSQLTEASDRERELLQQISTLQAQLAVLRTDLDRSQSSGSLRESQLQEENEALKEKLEDVQRDLKLSNEAVTQTIFSCNNQLTALQSELAKTASRLEGERQLHESLEAELESTRSRLTGALAEVDLRLTAHSEAEKALLREREEHQRLRDKIRGEAASQREAVGGLTQKLAKAEAHENSLENELHRLTLQLTEKSLLLDVLQREKEQAAVRVKELEAALQAERESGSRAAARQEAAQERLAQAHSDAMLLRQQLEEAQNKGSAKERAVTDAQERFSDILSKLRSDCEERVQLLEERNKELAKKAADLCEKMYKLEEEKNDRETNLRQLQQELADSLKKLSMSEASLEVNTRYRSDLEEEKTRLLRDLDRLRAKLEESEDQFVQAERRVHALKSSLSEKEQELAMTGQKLQEALSSSAASALTSKQLEEEVQKLEIENAKLEAAAKQQSRKMEALQKEAEEAVKVRGHLEGLVTNLQTSKMTLEEQLNKEVQKQSVMSHTAQDSQALWEEELKSRSKLGVRLAELEKEKGELSAQMEVEKKKVKKVSEQKKAVDTRLDQEMKRNAELQKEMYRLKTLLKTAKKKLRDQDAGAAELLSPSSSVRMEHSRHAADGRMQDRVEDLQVQLHREAARCNQLERVNGELQNQLDSLSSLSHQNQQLEKSKHQLEEEVLDLRRRMEATQAEYSQVAKERIRQEVQHKLEEVNLFLQTHAASQEALDQMKAANEASLRSQFERRIRELEAELGRARSTEQDSLTQRDSTRFELERFKQLHSEEQRLRKSLSAKLERANSRLAEANSRLLDERSRSLISSGGLLGATRGPPLDLSSLASPAISHGPLNLGVSLLNPAPEGQRSGVDDYLAKMLRELDRSISKELRKANVEVDACTHMDPLTRATQEYLEVMKKNRSL; the protein is encoded by the exons ATGGAGGACTGCATCGTCTCCGCCATCAGGGTTGAGTCTAAGTTCTCTGATGAAGATGAGAGTCCCGGAAAGGAAATTCTAAGATTAACAGGTCAAAGCGTAAACCCTGAAGACTCCGCAGTTACGCATGTCACCGAGTCTAAGTTACCTAAGGACGCTGCAGAGGCTGAGAGCGACGTGGAGGACGATGATGATAAAACCTGGAACGACAGTGAAAAAGAAGAGCAGACTCCAGCAGGAGGGCTGGTGAGCTCTTTGATGGATTTTCAGAGAAACCTGTTGGAAAAGATTGATAAAGAAATGAGCAGTAATCCGTCGGATGAAGAAGATGTTCAGTCAGatcaaagagaggaaaaacCACAGTCTTTATGGGGCTCCTCATCGGAGGACAGCGACGCTCAGCTGCCAAACCTGAGCGAAAGAACTGCTGAACCGAAGACCGGACTCCCATCTGATGACCTGCCGCAGCTACCTGCCCTGGTCTCCAACACCTCAGCAGATCTGAAGACAGACCAGCGCCGGGGTTCTTCTGCTCGGTCCACAGACAGACCCGGTGCTGATGGTGCAGACGATTCAGAGTGGGGTTCCTCTAGAAATAATGTCAGTTCTGCTGCAAAACAACCAGCAGCATCACCCGACTCACGTGTGGGAACGGCCGGCCAGAGCAGAGAGCGCTCTTCATCAGACGAGGAAGGTCTGGATAACGACCCAGATGACCCCTCACCTGTGGTGTCAGGACCACCTGAGGACGACGAGGCCGTCATAGAGGACGGAGACCcagaaattgaagaaaaatctCACCCTGGGGGTGAAAAAGAAGACAGCtgggatgatgatgaagagcaaTCCCTGTCCAACACTCGGACTGAGCCCGCAGAGGAACCGGAGAAGCCCGGAGCTGAAGGCACTGAGGAGGACCGAGAGTGGGTCTCCTCGGCTGGACTCCGGAGGGATGGCTCTGTGGGGGGTGTGAAGGCTCAGCGGGAGGACGCCGGCGGCGAGCATCACAGATGGCAGTACGACAGTGGCCACGTCTCGATCAAAGAGGAAACTCCTTCACCTGATGCAGGCAGTGATCTCCTCACCAAGCGGACGGCTTTTCTCCCCCCAGAGCGCTCCGCTGATGACTTAGACAGAGACGTGTTTTTGAGTCATCCCTCCAACCACAGCCACGGCTCAGAGAGCGAGGAGGCGCTGCCTCAAACCGACATCGATGATGAGGAGGCGCTGCCTCAAACCGACATCGATGACGTGGATCTGGACTCTCCTGGTGAGACCTCAGAGGCTCAGCAGGTCAGAAACATGGAAGGAAGTGGCGTCCAG agggaggaggaggatgaggatgaaggaggagacgaggatgaggaggatgaagacgTATCGGAGGAGGAGCCTGGcggtggtgggggggctgctgaAGCAGAGCAGCTCAGAGAGAAAAAACGAG ATTTTCTATCGGAGCTGGGTCTGGAGAAggctgaggaagaggaagattCCTGGGACTCTGAG TCTCACTCTGAAAACTCCGGCGCCCCTCATGAGGAGGACCAGCGCTCCTCAGCTCCCCATCAGCAGAGGTCCTCCCCAGCAGAGGAAC ACTTGTTTTACattccttcttttttaagagggatggagggatgtAGGAGTGTAGGCAAGACCAGAGGCAGCCAGGAGGAGG CTGGAGACAGCAGTCCTGGGAGACGTGCCGAGGAAGCTGTTGATGAAGAGGATCCCAAACGAAAAGGA AATGGGAAGGCATGGCAGCCGCTGGATGTGCTGCAGAAACTTGAAGCAGAGATCGATCAGAAGGAAG ATGTGATGGAAGAGCTTGCTCTGGGGGAGTTCGATGATTTCGAAG ATTCTTCTGGCTGGGATTCCACCAGCACAGCCAGCAAACCGGCCCCGCCAACCCGAGGAACATCTTCTGCCAAACCTACAGACCCCGGAGCTCCCAGTCCAGATCCTGAAGACCCCGGAGCTCCCAGTCCACATCTTGAAGACCCCGGAGCTTCTGGTCCAGATCCTGAAGACCCCGGAGCTCCCAGTCCACATCTTGAAGACCCCGGAGCTTCTGGTCCAGATCCTGAAGACCCCAGAGCTCCAAGTCCAGATCCTCAAGACCCTGTTCCTTCTGCAGAAAGGACTCCTCAGAGGAGCTCTGAGAAGAGACTGCACGACTCGCCGTCCAAGTCCGGCCTGCAGCCCCAACCTCGGGCCAGAAAGAGGCTCCTTCTGAAACCAGAAGAAG GTTCGTCTGGAGGTTCAGAGACGACAAGCGGCAACAAACCCAACGAAGAATGCAGAGAAAACCAGCAGCAG GGTGAGACAGAAGCCCTGCCCACTAAAACGGAGCTCCAGGAATCGGACTCTTCCTGTGATGGAAAACCATGGGAGAAACCGGAGTCGGCTTCACCTGATCGGTCCAATGAGGCGGAAGAGCGGCATCCTCCCAATAG CACCAGCCTGGTTCCACTGCAGACGCAGGTCCGGGTCCAGCAGGCTGCAGACGCTGCATTACGTCGGGGGCTGGTCGGGGGGGCCCGGCCCAGCAGAGCCCCCCCGACCAGCGGGAGGGTCAACAGGAACCCGCTGTCTGTGTTTGACGATAGCTCTTTAAGTGAAGAGTCGGACGAGGAAAGAAG GTTGCAGCGGGCCGAACCGCAGCAGAGCCAG AACCCTGAAGACATGGAGGTGGCAGAAGACCTGGATGAACTCACGCAGTCGTCAGACACAGCCACAGAAGACATCGACTCCTCTGGCTACCATCATGCATCTCTTCTGGTCCAGAAGCTGGACTCGGCCAGTCTGG ACCCGACCAGCATCGCCAAGCTGCAGAACATTTTCCATGAATACGAGCGGACCATCCAGAAGGTGAAGAGTCGTCATGGTTACCTGTCAGACAAGGTGAACCAGCTGGATGCGGAGAGGGTGGAGTTAAAGAGCTCGCTGGAAGAAGTCAAAGATGCAAAATCTGCACTGGAGCGAAAccagctggagctgcagactgAAGTCACGAACCTGAA ATTCCAGCTGAAACAGGAGCAGGAGAACCGCCGCAACGCCGACAGCATGTACCACAGCACCAGAGACAAGCTGAGGAGGacggaggagcagcagcagcttgatCTCCAGGACAAGCAGAAGGTGGAGCTGATGCTGAGAAACCTGGAGCTGGAGATGAGGACGCTCATCAGCAACACGAAGCGG ctggaggaggagcacaGTGAGACCCAGAGGCTGCTGAGTCAGGAGCGCAGCGCCCGGACACTGCAGGAAAACCTGCTGAACAGCCACCTGAGGAGACAGcaggagatggaggaggagaacaAGAGGAGTGTGAGCAGGAGCAACGAG GCCTTGTCTCAGCTCACCGAGGCCAGCGACCGGGAGagggagctgctgcagcagatctCCACCCTGCAGGCTCAGCTGGCCGTCCTGAGGACCGACCTTGACCGGTCCCAGTCCAGCGGGAGCCTCAGGGAGAgccagctgcaggaggagaacgAGGCGCtgaaggagaagctggaggatgTCCAGCGGGACCTGAAACTTAGCAACGAGGCCGTGACCCAAACCATCTTCAGCTGCAACAACCAGCTGACCGCGCTCCAATCTGAGCTGGCCAAAACTGCCAGCCGCCTGGAAGGTGAGCGCCAACTCCACGAGTctctggaggcggagctggaGTCGACGCGCAGCCGGCTGACGGGAGCGCTGGCGGAGGTGGATCTGCGGCTGACTGCTCATTCCGAGGCGGAAAAAGCTCTGCTGCGAGAGAGGGAGGAGCATCAGCGGCTAAGAGACAAGATCAGAG GTGAAGCGGCGAGCCAGCGTGAGGCCGTCGGTGGCCTGACCCAGAAGCTGGCCAAAGCCGAAGCTCACGAGAACAGCCTGGAGAACGAGCTGCACCGGCTCACGCTGCAGCTGACCGAAAAGAGCCTGCTTCTGGACGTCCTCCAGCGGGAGAAGGAGCAGGCGGCGGTGCGCGTCAAGGAGCTGGAAGCGGCGCTGCAGGCAGAGCGGGAATCCGGCAGCCGAGCGGCGGCGCGCCAGGAAGCGGCACAGGAGCGACTGGCGCAGGCGCACAGCGACGCCATGCTGCTCaggcagcagctggaggaggccCAGAACAAAGGCTCGGCCAAAGAGCGCGCCGTGACCGACGCTCAGGAGCGCTTCAGCGACATCCTGTCCAAACTGCGCTCCGACTGCGAGGAGAGGGTCCAGCTGCTGGAAGAGCGGAACAAGGAGCTTGCCAAAAAAGCTGCCGACCTCTGTGAGAAGATGTACAAGCTGGAGGAAGAGAAGAACGACAGAGAG ACAAACCTGcggcagctgcagcaggagttaGCCGACTCTCTGAAGAAGCTGTCCATGAGTGAAGCCTCCCTGGAGGTAAACACTCGCTACCGCAGCgacctggaggaggagaagactCGGCTGCTCAGAGACCTGGATCGGCTCAGAGCCAAG CTGGAGGAAAGTGAAGACCAGTTTGTGCAGGCGGAGAGACGAGTCCACGCTCTGAAGAGCAGCTTGAGTGAAAAGGAGCAGGAGCTCGCCATGACCGGTCAGAAACTGCAGGAGGCGCTGTCTTCCTCTGCAGCGTCAGCGCTCACCAGcaagcagctggaggaggaggtgcaaaA ACTGGAGATCGAAAACGCCAAACTGGAAGCAGCTGCAAAGCAGCAGAGCAGGAAAATGGAGGCTCTGCAGAAAGAGGCAGAAGAGGCTGTGAAG GTCCGCGGTCATCTGGAGGGCTTGGTAACAAACCTGCAGACCAGTAAGATGACGTTAGAGGAACAGCTCAACAAGGAG GTCCAGAAGCAAAGCGTGATGTCTCACACGGCCCAGGACTCTCAGGCGCTGTGGGAGGAGGAGCTAAAGAGCCGTTCTAAGCTAGGAGTGCGTCTGGCAGAGcttgagaaagaaaaaggggAGCTGAGCGCCCAG ATGGAGGtagagaagaagaaagtgaaGAAGGTCTCGGAGCAGAAAAAGGCCGTGGACACTCGCCTGGATCAGGAGATGAAGAGAAACGCAGAGCTTCAGAAAGAAATGTACAG GCTGAAGACTCTGCTGAAGACGGCGAAGAAGAAGCTGCGGGATCAGGACGCCGGCGCCGCGGAGCTCCTGTCTCCGTCCAGCAGCGTTCGGATGGAGCACAGCAGACACGCAGCTGACGGACGGATGCAGGACAGG GTAGAGGATCTGCAGGTGCAGCTGCACAGGGAAGCTGCTCGATGCAACCAGCTGGAGCGAGTGAACGGAGAGCTCCAGAACCAGCTGGACTCCCTGAGCAGCTTGAGCCATCAGAACCAGCAGCTGGAGAAGAGCAAGcatcagctggaggaggaggttcTGGATCTGCGGCGCCGCATGGAGGCCACGCAGGCCGAGTACAGCCAGGTGGCCAAGGAGCGGATCCGGCAGGAGGTGCAGCACAAGCTGGAGGAGGTCAACCTCTTCCTCCAG ACCCACGCCGCTTCTCAGGAGGCGCTGGACCAGATGAAAGCGGCCAACGAGGCCAGCCTGCGCTCTCAGTTTGAGCGGAGGATCCGAgagctggaggcggagctgggGCGGGCCCGCAGCACTGAGCAGGACAGCCTGACGCAGAGAGACTCCACCCGCTTTGAGCTGGAGCGCTTCAAGCAGCTGCACTCGGAGGAGCAGCGTCTCCGCAAGTCCTTGTCTGCCAAGCTGGAGAG GGCCAACAGTCGGCTGGCAGAAGCCAACTCCAGGCTGCTGGACGAGCGCAGCAGGTCCCTCATCTCCAGTGGGGGTCTGCTGGGGGCCACGCGGGGGCCCCCGCTGGACCTCAGTTCTCTGGCTTCTCCAGCTATCTCTCACGGGCCTCTCAACCTTGGGGTTTCCCTCCTCAATCCTGCCCCCGAGGGCCAGCGCAGCGGCGTGGACGACTACCTGGCAAAG